From the Oceanobacillus kimchii X50 genome, the window TACACTTTCCCGCGTTTACGCATACCTGCCGTATCGATAATTACAAAATCTTGATCATCTCGATGTAACTTGGTATCTATGGCATCACGAGTTGTTCCCTCTATTTCGCTGACAATCACTCGATCTTCATTTAGTAATGCATTTACAAGAGAAGATTTACCTACATTTGGTCTTCCGATTAAACTAAAGTATATCGTATCCTCATCTTTTTCTTCTTCTGCTTCATTTGGAAAATGACCAACAACTTCATCAAGCAAGTCACCTAACCCAAGGCCATGTGTTCCTGAAATTGGAAACGGTTGTCCAAATCCCAATGAATAATATTCATAAATTGTTTCATGCATTTGTGGATTATCCATTTTGTTTACGCCTACCACAATAGGTTTATTAGATTTAAACAATAATTTAGCTACTTCATCGTCTGCAGCTGTAATACCTTCTTTTCCATTTAGTAAAAATACAATAACATCTGCTTCATCAATTGCAATTTCAGCTTGCTGTCTCATTTGCACAAGTAATGGTTCATCCCCTATTTCAATACCACCAGTATCAATGATATTAAAGGTATGATTAAGCCATTCTGCATTCGCATATATTCGATCCCTTGTTACACCAGGGATATCTTCTACAATTGAAATTCTTTCTCCTACTAAGCGATTAAAGATGGTTGACTTTCCTACGTTTGGTCTACCAACAATCGCGACTACAGATTTCCTCATCTTTAAGGAACATCCTCTCTCTTTTGTCTATTTGCCTTTATACATTCTAGCAAAATAAGGTAAGATAAACAATTAAATTCTATATTTAGTGTTTTACAATAATATAGACTTCATCACTTAATCGATGTGCTATTCCGTCAATTATCGCCTCTAAATTAGCTGCAAACAATTCTAGTTCCTCCCCTCTTTCACATATAAATATCGGTGCACCGCCTGCTACTTTAGATTGATTAGACGTAATTACTGCTAAGACAGTTTTTTCTAATTCCATATTCATGTTTTATTCCTCCTTATTGGTTTTGATTCAGAAGGCATTCGAACGGCACTCTCTAATACAGGTACTGCGCCTATTACTTTTTTCGCCTTTTCTGCATCTTTTACAAGCGGAAGAATAAATACTCCTAAACGGCCATCAGCTAAATCTCGTTTTATGAGTGGAGTTAATGCAGGAGTGCCTGAATCACGAAACACACCTAATGAAACAGATACATCATGTAATATTGCTTGACGTTGACCAAGATTAGCAATAGTAGTAATAATATTTATGTTTTTTGGTTTTAAGATAAATCCCATTCCGTGTTCTAATATTTCTTCCTGTCTTTCTGGTAGACCAATATTCATAATATAAATATTGTCTACGTATAAACCAGCACCATCAAAAGATATCTCCGATTGTTCAATATCTACTATATCTTTTAAAGTTGATCCACTCATGAGACTTAGTCCGACAATAAACGATAATATTGCTACAACGGATGCAGGAAACCATCCCCAAGCAATATATGCGAGGGTAGTAAAGAAAGCTGTAAACATAACTAGATAATTTCTGCTTTCAAATGAAATTGCTATCCCTTCAATATATGTATTGCCTCTTGATACCAATTCAAATCCATCTAATTCCGTAAGCGTATTTCTTTCCATGTTACGAACGTCTCTGAATTGTGTAGCTGCAACAGTCAAAAATGTCACGGCAGTAAATTGCATTTCCAGTAAAGCTGGAATTGCTAGAGCTCCTAAAGAAGCAGCTATAAATCCAAGCGATAAGTGGATAATGCGACCGTGTAAGTATGTGGGATATTGACGGTAATCCGAACGTAAAGTAAGTAACCTTGCGACAGTACCAGTTACGACTCCGAAAAGTATTGCATTTAAATATGCATCGATTTCCATGAAAGCCACCTCATCTTTAAAAACTGTATCTTTTAGTATGGCTCACTTTATAAATCTTAGTACATGGAAACAAAACTTAAAATGACACGATGATAGTGTGTGTAAACAAATAAAATGCCAAGGAATATAATTTCTTCCTTAGCATTTTATAGGTAAGATGATTTATTTATATTTATCGAGCTTATCGCCAATAAAATCTCCTAGTTGAAAACCAGATTGATCGTCATCTTTCTCATATTGCTTGAATTCTTTAGCTTCTTGTTCTTCTTCTAATTCTTTTATGCTTAAGCTAATTCGTTGATCTTCTTCACTAACATCCAATACTTTTACTTGAACTGTTTGTCCAATTTCAAGAACTTCTTGTGGTGTTCCGATATGACGGTTGGCGATTTGAGAAATGTGTACTAATCCTTCTACGCCAGGAAGTAACTCAACAAACGCACCAAAACTTACTAAGCGTTTCACTGTACCTTCAATTGTAGATCCTGCTTTAATTTGTTTCTCTACATTAGCCCATGGTCCCGGTAATGTGTTTTTATGAGATAAAGAGATTCGTTCATTATCTAGATCAACTGACAATACTTCTACTTTAATTTTGTCCCCTTCAGAAACAACATCAGAAGTCTTTTCTACATGTTCATGTGCAAGTTGAGAAATATGAACCAATCCGTCTACTCCACCAAGGTCAACAAACGCACCGAAGTTTGTAATACGTTGTACCGTCCCTTCAATAACTTGTCCAGGCTCAAGTGATTGTAGAACATCATTCTTTCTTGATTTTTCTTCCTCTTCCACAATGGCACGGTGGGATAAAATCACCCGATTTTGTGAACGATCTAAGTCTGCGATTTTTACTTTCAATGACTTATTTAGATAGTCACTAAAATCTTCAACATAATAAGTTTCTACTAAAGAAGCAGGTATAAAGCCGCGAACACCTACATCAACAACTAATCCGCCTTTTACAAC encodes:
- the der gene encoding ribosome biogenesis GTPase Der, translated to MRKSVVAIVGRPNVGKSTIFNRLVGERISIVEDIPGVTRDRIYANAEWLNHTFNIIDTGGIEIGDEPLLVQMRQQAEIAIDEADVIVFLLNGKEGITAADDEVAKLLFKSNKPIVVGVNKMDNPQMHETIYEYYSLGFGQPFPISGTHGLGLGDLLDEVVGHFPNEAEEEKDEDTIYFSLIGRPNVGKSSLVNALLNEDRVIVSEIEGTTRDAIDTKLHRDDQDFVIIDTAGMRKRGKVYESTEKYSVLRALRAIERSDVVLVLIDAETGIREQDKRIAGYAHDAGRAIVIVVNKWDTVESNEKAMKEFEKNIRAHFQYLDYAPVVFLSAKTKKRMHTLIPAIKVASESHTKRIPTNVLNDVIMDAIAMNPTPTLKGKRLKVLYATQVAVQPPSFVVFVNDPELMHFSYERFLENKIRDAFGFVGTPIKLFARRRQ
- a CDS encoding capping complex subunit for YIEGIA, whose product is MNMELEKTVLAVITSNQSKVAGGAPIFICERGEELELFAANLEAIIDGIAHRLSDEVYIIVKH
- a CDS encoding YIEGIA family protein — its product is MEIDAYLNAILFGVVTGTVARLLTLRSDYRQYPTYLHGRIIHLSLGFIAASLGALAIPALLEMQFTAVTFLTVAATQFRDVRNMERNTLTELDGFELVSRGNTYIEGIAISFESRNYLVMFTAFFTTLAYIAWGWFPASVVAILSFIVGLSLMSGSTLKDIVDIEQSEISFDGAGLYVDNIYIMNIGLPERQEEILEHGMGFILKPKNINIITTIANLGQRQAILHDVSVSLGVFRDSGTPALTPLIKRDLADGRLGVFILPLVKDAEKAKKVIGAVPVLESAVRMPSESKPIRRNKT
- the rpsA gene encoding 30S ribosomal protein S1, with the protein product MSEESKNLQTFEVGSTVTGTVVKLEDKQVLVDIGYKTEGILPIGELSSMHVEATTDVLSEGDTVSLKVKKIDDDEIILSKRAVDSETAWEDLEQKYNSGEAFETTVKEVVKGGLVVDVGVRGFIPASLVETYYVEDFSDYLNKSLKVKIADLDRSQNRVILSHRAIVEEEEKSRKNDVLQSLEPGQVIEGTVQRITNFGAFVDLGGVDGLVHISQLAHEHVEKTSDVVSEGDKIKVEVLSVDLDNERISLSHKNTLPGPWANVEKQIKAGSTIEGTVKRLVSFGAFVELLPGVEGLVHISQIANRHIGTPQEVLEIGQTVQVKVLDVSEEDQRISLSIKELEEEQEAKEFKQYEKDDDQSGFQLGDFIGDKLDKYK